The Fimbriimonadales bacterium genome contains a region encoding:
- the ftsA gene encoding cell division protein FtsA, whose translation MESIAAIDIGSTKALTLIVDVDEKGNTRVVSTGSSPCRGLKRGTVNDIEETAQAVVNSVRRCEQMAGRKINNVVISVTGEHIQGQNSKGIIPLIPPHRTITREDVNRVINHSKQIVLPSDRELIHALPRAFKVDSQDGIERPFGMSGERLEVSTHLVHGQITHIQNLERCVNRAQIEVDQVVFSPIASGLAVLEPNEIESGVLLLDIGGGTTDIALYTEGSLAFSATIPVGSGHITSDISKLLKTSREEAERLKISSGSCLPDNIGKGEVVAVTQLGMDSPRPFPRSVLAEIITARVDEILYLVSELLEKSGFALRQVSGCVLTGGGSKLTGLSQMAEKTLNGIPTRIGTPKQLGGLSDMVSGPEHATAVGLVLHELKMREEKTVSAEVGDWRRFFAPLKTLFGTKAGTNK comes from the coding sequence ATGGAATCCATAGCCGCTATAGACATAGGCTCTACGAAAGCCCTTACTCTTATCGTCGATGTAGACGAAAAGGGAAATACGCGTGTCGTCTCTACCGGCTCATCCCCTTGCAGAGGGCTCAAGAGGGGAACCGTCAATGATATCGAGGAAACCGCCCAAGCCGTCGTCAATTCCGTAAGACGATGCGAACAAATGGCAGGGAGAAAAATCAATAACGTCGTCATTTCCGTAACGGGGGAACATATCCAAGGACAAAACTCCAAAGGAATCATCCCCTTAATCCCCCCCCATCGCACGATTACTCGTGAAGACGTCAATCGAGTCATAAACCACAGCAAACAAATCGTCTTACCCTCCGACCGTGAATTGATCCACGCCTTGCCCAGAGCCTTTAAAGTAGATTCGCAGGACGGAATCGAAAGACCTTTCGGAATGAGTGGAGAAAGATTAGAAGTCAGCACGCACCTCGTTCATGGGCAAATTACGCATATCCAAAACCTCGAACGATGCGTCAATCGTGCTCAAATCGAAGTGGACCAAGTTGTCTTTAGCCCGATCGCCAGTGGGCTTGCTGTGCTCGAACCGAATGAAATCGAATCCGGAGTTTTACTCTTGGATATCGGGGGGGGAACGACGGACATCGCCCTTTATACGGAAGGCAGTCTGGCATTTAGTGCAACCATTCCCGTCGGTTCGGGTCACATCACTTCGGATATCTCGAAACTTCTCAAGACGTCGCGCGAAGAAGCAGAAAGATTGAAAATTTCGTCCGGCTCTTGTCTTCCCGATAACATCGGTAAAGGAGAAGTGGTTGCAGTAACTCAATTGGGAATGGATTCCCCTCGTCCGTTTCCACGATCCGTGTTAGCAGAAATTATCACCGCGAGAGTGGATGAAATTCTTTACCTCGTTAGTGAACTTTTGGAAAAATCCGGTTTTGCTCTTCGTCAGGTCTCAGGGTGCGTTCTCACCGGAGGCGGAAGTAAATTAACCGGTCTATCTCAAATGGCAGAAAAGACGCTCAATGGAATTCCCACTCGTATAGGAACACCAAAACAATTAGGTGGTTTAAGCGACATGGTATCCGGTCCAGAACACGCAACAGCGGTAGGATTAGTGCTTCATGAACTGAAAATGCGAGAAGAAAAAACCGTCTCGGCAGAAGTCGGAGATTGGCGTCGATTTTTTGCGCCACTCAAAACGCTTTTCGGAACTAAGGCAGGAACGAATAAATGA
- the ftsZ gene encoding cell division protein FtsZ, which produces MNVKEGGVPQAVIKVLGIGGGGSNAVNRMIEANIQGVDFIAMNTDVQVLELAKAPTKIQIGANLTRGLGAGGNPEVGKNAAEESRNQIRELLSDADMVFLTAGMGGGTGTGAAPIIAELAKEANALTIAVVTKPFTWEGAKRRKIAEEGIAALSEIVDTIICIPNDRLLPVVDRRTTLIESFRVADDVLRQGVQAISDIITIPGMINVDFADVRAIMSNAGPALMGIGYGTGEHRAQQAAQSAVSNPLLETTIEGATRLLVNITASEDITLAEANEAMMFIQNLAASDAANIIFGTVLNKELDGEVRITVLASGFDQTTATGRKALQAATSVGTPRSAAVQMPSRTQEAKTGTNSSGSTLPPGAGSATGIPRPVGSKDNETLNLPKPELTEEDELDIPTFIREYRKRQG; this is translated from the coding sequence ATGAACGTAAAAGAAGGTGGCGTGCCACAAGCCGTGATAAAAGTGTTAGGAATAGGCGGTGGCGGCTCGAATGCCGTCAATCGCATGATTGAAGCGAATATTCAAGGCGTGGATTTCATCGCTATGAATACCGATGTCCAAGTCCTCGAACTCGCTAAAGCACCTACGAAAATCCAAATCGGTGCGAACCTAACTCGTGGATTAGGCGCCGGTGGAAACCCCGAAGTAGGAAAAAACGCCGCAGAAGAAAGCCGCAATCAAATTCGCGAACTCCTCAGCGATGCCGACATGGTCTTTCTCACAGCAGGTATGGGCGGTGGCACAGGAACAGGTGCTGCTCCTATCATCGCAGAATTGGCAAAAGAAGCCAACGCATTGACTATCGCTGTGGTGACGAAACCCTTTACGTGGGAAGGTGCTAAAAGACGCAAGATTGCAGAAGAAGGTATCGCGGCACTCAGCGAAATCGTAGACACGATTATCTGCATACCAAACGACCGCCTTCTCCCTGTCGTAGACCGACGAACTACATTGATTGAATCGTTCAGAGTCGCGGATGATGTATTGCGTCAAGGCGTCCAAGCGATTTCCGATATCATCACCATCCCGGGGATGATCAACGTGGATTTCGCCGACGTGCGTGCAATCATGTCCAATGCCGGACCTGCACTTATGGGAATCGGATACGGAACAGGAGAGCATCGCGCACAGCAAGCCGCTCAAAGCGCAGTTTCCAACCCGCTTCTGGAAACCACTATCGAGGGAGCAACGCGCTTGCTCGTGAACATCACGGCTTCCGAGGATATCACTCTCGCCGAAGCAAACGAAGCCATGATGTTTATCCAAAACCTCGCCGCAAGCGACGCTGCGAATATCATCTTCGGTACTGTCCTCAATAAAGAATTGGATGGCGAAGTACGAATAACCGTGCTCGCTTCGGGATTCGACCAAACCACTGCGACGGGTAGGAAAGCGCTTCAAGCCGCAACGAGCGTTGGAACCCCTCGCTCCGCCGCAGTCCAGATGCCGTCTCGAACGCAAGAGGCGAAGACTGGTACTAACTCGTCCGGAAGTACGCTTCCCCCTGGCGCCGGTTCTGCTACCGGAATTCCTCGCCCTGTGGGTTCGAAAGACAACGAAACCCTCAATCTGCCGAAACCAGAACTCACCGAGGAGGATGAACTCGACATTCCCACATTCATAAGGGAATATAGGAAAAGACAAGGCTAA
- the pheA gene encoding prephenate dehydratase, with the protein MPKKDYRKQLEKIDEAILDLLHRRMEISGKVEGKGYDFSHSSKILQRYEEKKGIPKSELQTLYREIIATTSKMPNPVRVAYWGPPGTYTHIAATSHFGRKAKYIPLETIPDIFDFVEKQEAEYGVVPVENSTEGVVAHTLDMFLQSPARICSQVQLEIHHHLLSKEKKLSEIEKVYAVGQAEAQCRKFLRKELTHAKIVPAVNTAIAAQQAAQEKLSAAIGSKLAAKLYGLGILSSNIHDNPHNRTRFLVIGLHPVMRSGNDRCSLLFSVPHRPGALAEALNVFRKFRVNMTMIESRPAPFTSFEYVFFVDLEGHERDRKVANAIKELRKIALFVNVLGSYPLFET; encoded by the coding sequence ATGCCGAAAAAAGACTATCGTAAGCAGTTGGAAAAAATAGACGAAGCGATTCTCGACCTTCTCCATCGAAGAATGGAGATTTCGGGAAAAGTGGAAGGGAAAGGTTATGATTTTTCCCATTCATCCAAGATCCTACAGCGTTACGAGGAAAAGAAAGGAATTCCGAAAAGTGAATTGCAAACTCTCTATCGTGAAATCATAGCAACGACGAGCAAGATGCCGAATCCTGTGCGCGTGGCTTATTGGGGACCGCCTGGCACTTACACTCATATCGCTGCAACGAGTCATTTCGGGAGGAAAGCCAAATATATCCCGCTCGAAACGATTCCGGATATTTTCGATTTCGTCGAAAAACAAGAAGCGGAATACGGCGTCGTTCCTGTCGAAAATAGTACGGAAGGTGTCGTTGCGCATACTTTAGATATGTTTCTGCAGTCTCCGGCAAGGATTTGCTCGCAGGTTCAGTTAGAAATCCATCATCATCTGTTGAGCAAAGAGAAAAAACTTAGTGAAATCGAAAAAGTATATGCGGTGGGGCAGGCAGAAGCACAATGCAGAAAATTTTTGCGAAAGGAACTAACTCATGCGAAAATCGTTCCCGCTGTAAATACTGCGATTGCGGCACAGCAAGCGGCACAAGAAAAACTTTCCGCAGCCATCGGTTCGAAATTGGCGGCGAAACTCTATGGACTCGGGATTTTATCATCGAATATCCACGATAATCCGCACAATCGCACGCGATTTCTCGTAATCGGATTGCATCCGGTTATGCGCAGCGGAAACGATCGATGCTCTTTGCTTTTTTCTGTCCCCCATCGTCCGGGTGCTCTTGCAGAAGCGCTGAATGTTTTTCGAAAGTTCCGCGTGAATATGACGATGATCGAGTCACGCCCTGCTCCGTTCACCTCTTTCGAATATGTGTTTTTCGTAGATTTAGAAGGGCATGAGAGGGATAGGAAAGTCGCTAATGCGATTAAAGAACTCCGAAAGATTGCTTTGTTCGTGAATGTTTTGGGAAGTTATCCATTATTCGAAACATAA
- a CDS encoding Gfo/Idh/MocA family oxidoreductase translates to MQTVGIIGCGGMGKTHARQYRKMSDIELLAFDIVPERLEEFQTETDAHAAPSVKALIEKADVVDICVPTDLHHALIMEALSGGKPTLCEKPLCRTVRECEEVVNYAKKLNIPLMPAQVVRFFPEFRRAHELVQSEVIGTPAVIRTRRGGSYPTGAGEWFNDFKRSGGVILDLMIHDLDWIRWTFGKVKTIFADALTFSGLEKKDYALATLALESGAVAHVEATWADPAGFRVTFEVAASKGLIEHDSRKTPTLRISTFERLSAESPLASEDDPYFLELRAFLDSVRMGIAPPVMPEDGLAAVALCEAAIESARTRKPIRADI, encoded by the coding sequence TTGCAAACGGTAGGAATCATCGGCTGCGGAGGAATGGGGAAAACCCATGCTCGGCAGTATCGAAAGATGTCGGATATCGAATTGTTAGCCTTCGACATCGTTCCTGAGCGCTTAGAAGAATTTCAAACGGAAACCGACGCACACGCAGCCCCCTCCGTAAAAGCGCTCATCGAGAAGGCAGATGTCGTTGATATCTGTGTACCGACGGATTTACATCACGCACTCATCATGGAAGCGCTTTCGGGCGGAAAGCCGACACTTTGCGAGAAACCGCTTTGTCGCACCGTGCGGGAATGCGAGGAAGTCGTGAATTACGCAAAGAAATTGAACATTCCCCTTATGCCTGCGCAAGTCGTGCGATTTTTTCCGGAATTTCGTAGAGCGCATGAACTCGTGCAGTCGGAAGTAATCGGTACTCCTGCCGTTATACGCACGCGCCGGGGGGGTAGTTATCCGACGGGAGCGGGAGAGTGGTTCAATGATTTTAAACGCTCGGGAGGTGTGATTCTCGATTTGATGATTCACGACCTCGATTGGATTCGCTGGACGTTCGGAAAAGTGAAAACGATTTTTGCAGACGCACTCACCTTTTCTGGACTCGAAAAGAAGGATTATGCGTTGGCGACCCTCGCTCTCGAATCGGGTGCGGTCGCACACGTCGAAGCGACATGGGCTGATCCGGCTGGTTTTCGTGTGACTTTCGAAGTCGCTGCCAGCAAAGGTCTTATCGAACACGACAGCAGAAAAACGCCGACTTTGCGCATCTCTACATTCGAAAGGCTGTCAGCGGAAAGTCCGCTCGCTTCGGAAGACGACCCTTATTTTTTAGAACTGCGCGCATTTCTCGATTCGGTGAGGATGGGTATCGCCCCCCCGGTCATGCCGGAAGATGGGCTTGCCGCCGTTGCTCTTTGCGAGGCAGCAATAGAAAGCGCACGAACGAGAAAACCGATCCGAGCCGATATTTAA
- a CDS encoding SDR family oxidoreductase → MADVCVVTGAGSGIGRATCLALAKRGVSIIMGGRNTERLESTAEECKGVNVRCSAGDVGNPDYTDSLFQYALELREKSSKLLAVFAAGVAHFGPTLEQEHSLWEQTLRTNLTGIYNACRSAIRAMLPIGGGRIVNVLSTASKIPFPESAAYVASKYGALGLTRSLNAEFRKKGILLTAFLPGSSATNLWEAQPWSPPREDMLDPRDVGEMIAYIVTSPPTYNVDEIVFMPPKGVL, encoded by the coding sequence ATGGCTGATGTTTGCGTTGTTACAGGAGCAGGAAGCGGAATTGGTCGTGCAACATGTTTGGCACTTGCAAAACGTGGCGTAAGCATAATTATGGGGGGGCGAAATACGGAGCGCTTGGAATCCACCGCCGAGGAATGTAAGGGTGTAAACGTTCGCTGCTCCGCTGGCGATGTCGGAAATCCCGACTATACGGATTCGCTTTTTCAGTACGCACTGGAATTGAGAGAAAAATCCTCTAAACTTCTTGCAGTGTTTGCCGCAGGAGTGGCACACTTCGGTCCCACATTGGAACAAGAACATTCCCTGTGGGAACAGACCCTAAGGACGAATCTCACCGGGATTTACAATGCTTGCCGCTCTGCAATCCGTGCGATGCTTCCCATCGGTGGGGGAAGAATTGTGAACGTGTTGAGCACTGCCTCGAAAATTCCTTTTCCGGAGAGTGCCGCTTATGTCGCATCGAAATACGGTGCGTTGGGTTTGACGAGAAGTCTGAACGCAGAATTTCGGAAAAAAGGTATTTTGCTCACTGCATTTTTGCCCGGTAGCAGTGCGACGAATCTTTGGGAGGCTCAACCTTGGTCGCCCCCCCGAGAAGACATGCTCGACCCTCGAGATGTGGGAGAAATGATTGCATATATCGTTACCTCACCTCCTACATATAACGTAGATGAAATCGTTTTCATGCCGCCGAAAGGAGTTCTTTAA
- the folE gene encoding GTP cyclohydrolase I FolE: MSKKLEELYRAVLCEIGEDPEREGLRRTPARAADALLFLTRGYKMSLDGIVRNAVFQEDVEDMVVVRDVEFFSLCEHHLLPFFGYAHIAYLPAGKVIGISKIARIVDLFAQRLQLQERMTQQIGLALEEVLSPVGVAVVTEAKHLCMMSRGVEKQASNVSASFLTGIFRDNPTTRKEFFDLIRHNKQYA, translated from the coding sequence ATGAGCAAAAAATTAGAAGAACTTTATCGAGCAGTTTTATGCGAGATAGGAGAAGACCCTGAAAGAGAAGGTCTACGACGAACGCCCGCGCGCGCTGCAGACGCCCTTCTCTTTTTGACACGCGGATACAAGATGAGCCTCGATGGAATCGTACGAAACGCTGTCTTCCAAGAAGATGTCGAAGACATGGTTGTGGTTCGTGACGTTGAGTTTTTCAGTTTATGCGAACATCACTTATTGCCATTCTTCGGATATGCTCATATCGCATATCTCCCTGCGGGGAAAGTCATCGGGATTAGCAAAATCGCTCGCATCGTAGATTTGTTTGCGCAAAGGCTTCAATTGCAGGAACGAATGACCCAACAAATCGGGCTTGCTTTGGAAGAGGTGCTCTCCCCCGTGGGTGTAGCAGTCGTCACCGAAGCGAAACATTTATGCATGATGTCTCGTGGGGTAGAAAAGCAGGCGTCCAACGTCTCTGCGAGTTTTCTTACAGGGATTTTTAGAGATAACCCAACAACGAGAAAGGAATTCTTCGACTTGATTCGGCACAATAAACAATACGCATAA
- a CDS encoding 6-carboxytetrahydropterin synthase produces the protein MTRRIGFSCGHRFWYSNRTPEENKRLFGIYASPYNHGHNYVLDYSIRGKINEKHGMVINIKDLDDLLLANIFEHLNNKSLNDEIDYFFDNPPTLENFISYINKKMPPAFKEAKFDSMRLYENPTLYAEIRMEGDTPMLTISRVYEFCAAHTLHCKDFSPEENRRLFGKCNNPSGHGHNYEVHIEVTGPVNPQTGMIIALDELDKIVNEEIIERFDHKNLNTDVEEFREINPTGEMIAKVIWQNLANKLPVQLVRVVLQETPRNFFEYSGEDE, from the coding sequence TTGACTCGAAGAATTGGTTTTTCATGCGGACATCGTTTTTGGTATTCGAATCGAACTCCCGAAGAGAATAAGCGGCTCTTTGGAATATACGCTTCTCCTTATAATCATGGTCATAACTACGTATTGGACTATTCGATTCGAGGAAAGATCAATGAAAAGCACGGAATGGTCATCAATATAAAAGACTTAGATGACTTACTACTCGCAAATATATTCGAACATCTGAATAACAAAAGCCTCAATGACGAAATCGATTATTTTTTCGATAACCCACCCACGCTGGAAAATTTTATTTCCTATATTAACAAGAAGATGCCTCCCGCGTTTAAGGAGGCGAAATTCGATTCCATGCGTTTATACGAAAATCCTACGCTTTATGCCGAAATCCGGATGGAAGGAGATACTCCTATGCTCACGATAAGCAGAGTGTATGAATTTTGCGCCGCGCATACTCTTCATTGCAAAGACTTTTCGCCAGAAGAGAATCGGAGACTGTTCGGAAAATGCAACAACCCAAGTGGTCACGGACATAATTACGAAGTGCACATCGAAGTAACCGGACCGGTAAATCCACAAACAGGGATGATTATTGCATTGGACGAATTGGATAAAATCGTAAATGAAGAAATCATCGAACGATTCGACCATAAAAACCTCAATACGGACGTGGAAGAATTCCGCGAGATAAATCCAACCGGGGAAATGATTGCAAAAGTGATTTGGCAGAACCTCGCGAACAAACTTCCCGTTCAACTCGTTAGAGTCGTTTTACAAGAGACTCCACGAAATTTTTTCGAATACTCGGGTGAAGACGAATGA
- the nusA gene encoding transcription termination factor NusA yields the protein MNKEFFQTLRQLAQERDIPMEEVIAELEVALAAAYKKQVNATGEVTVRIDTEKGKLHAVIEKEVVGIVTNPHFQISLEEARKIKKDAEIGDFIPIEIPTESFGRIAAATFKQVLQQKLREAERRRTLEEFSGKSGEVVSAQVLRREGSDVILMCGRSECILKKEDQVRTEPYRTNDRIRVYVKEVEDTRRGPKVRVSRRAEELVAKLFELEVPEIAAKTVEIKRVAREPGVRSKIAVVSHDERVDPIGACVGQRGSRVQAVVNELYDEKIDIIPYNDDPVAFITAALSPAKVTSVKLVPQEKRAEVIVPNTQLSLALGKNRINARLAEKLTGWKLDIRSESEAETAKASRSRGGM from the coding sequence ATGAACAAGGAGTTTTTCCAGACCCTACGCCAGTTGGCACAGGAGCGAGACATTCCCATGGAGGAAGTCATCGCGGAGCTCGAGGTCGCCCTCGCGGCGGCTTATAAAAAGCAGGTCAATGCGACGGGAGAAGTTACCGTTCGCATAGACACAGAGAAGGGAAAACTCCATGCTGTCATTGAGAAAGAGGTAGTCGGCATCGTAACGAACCCTCATTTCCAGATAAGCCTCGAAGAGGCGCGGAAGATAAAAAAAGATGCAGAGATCGGTGATTTCATTCCTATCGAGATTCCCACTGAGAGTTTCGGGAGGATTGCCGCCGCTACCTTCAAGCAAGTTCTCCAACAGAAGCTGCGAGAGGCTGAAAGGCGAAGGACATTAGAAGAATTCAGCGGGAAAAGCGGTGAAGTGGTAAGCGCACAGGTATTGCGTAGGGAAGGTTCGGATGTAATCCTGATGTGCGGTCGCAGCGAATGCATCTTGAAAAAAGAAGACCAGGTTCGGACCGAACCCTATCGCACTAATGACAGGATTCGTGTTTACGTGAAGGAAGTCGAAGATACGCGAAGGGGACCTAAGGTGCGTGTTTCAAGGAGGGCAGAAGAACTTGTTGCGAAACTTTTCGAACTGGAAGTGCCTGAGATTGCCGCTAAGACGGTCGAGATCAAGCGCGTGGCACGCGAACCTGGCGTGAGGAGCAAAATCGCAGTCGTATCGCATGATGAGCGAGTAGACCCTATCGGGGCTTGTGTAGGTCAGCGCGGAAGCAGAGTTCAGGCTGTCGTCAATGAGCTTTACGACGAGAAAATTGACATCATTCCTTACAATGATGACCCGGTAGCCTTTATCACAGCGGCATTAAGCCCTGCCAAAGTGACTTCTGTAAAGTTAGTGCCTCAAGAAAAACGCGCAGAAGTCATCGTCCCGAACACGCAACTGAGCCTTGCGCTAGGAAAGAATCGAATCAACGCCCGGTTAGCGGAGAAACTCACTGGTTGGAAGCTCGACATTCGAAGCGAATCAGAAGCGGAGACAGCAAAAGCGTCTCGAAGTCGAGGAGGGATGTAA
- a CDS encoding YlxR family protein, producing MPHVPIRTCVACKAKRSKLELLRIGKTKAGEVKVGESEGRGVYLCPSSECIEKAIRKRVIVYPLRLGNSSVDWKRLESELMKALSENSNKERT from the coding sequence ATGCCCCATGTCCCTATTCGTACGTGTGTTGCCTGCAAAGCCAAGCGTTCTAAATTGGAATTGCTTCGAATCGGTAAAACGAAGGCAGGGGAAGTAAAAGTCGGTGAATCGGAAGGAAGAGGTGTGTATTTATGCCCTTCCAGCGAATGCATCGAAAAGGCGATACGAAAACGGGTCATCGTCTATCCGCTTCGACTAGGGAATTCTTCGGTAGACTGGAAGAGGTTAGAAAGCGAACTCATGAAAGCGCTTTCCGAAAATAGCAACAAGGAAAGAACATAA
- the infB gene encoding translation initiation factor IF-2 has protein sequence MQKVEVQKLASEWGALPSQVTHVLGELGVFPVNGVIEVDEDTLEVIKEAVAEVVGEKVVFLPPKATPRDIAIALNIETRDVQKALLKLQKIVPLTTVLEHDIAEKIVNSFGYKVKWAEPPKPKLEEPQIRRKRAIGTQPRAPVVTIMGHVDHGKTSILDYIRKTKVAEKEYGGITQHIGAYQVSVNSKKITFLDTPGHEAFTAMRARGAQVTDIAVLVVAADDGVMPQTIEAIHHAQQANVPIIVAINKIDKPEADVARVKQQLLQHGLVPEEFGGQTVCVPVSAKTGEGIDSLLEMILLQAELMDLKADPGGEVEGVVIEARLDKGRGPVATVLVESGTLKVGDVVLVGKYCGRIKAMYDFQGKQIKDAGPSTPVEIVGLDGVPQAGDRVVVYLDEKAAREKAEELRMQERLKAIEKTGVKVSLEALSERLRAGEMKELRMVVKADVQGSLEAVLGLLQKMEHPEVEVKVLHSGVGSITENDILLASAAGGIVVGFNVKVEPNAKAEAQRQGVEIRIYRVIYELIEDIEKAIKGMLEPVYEEQPLGKVEIRKVFELTKAGKVAGCYVKEGKVQRGALCRVRRGEEEIVYEGKIASLKHLKEDVREVLAGYECGMQFEGWDDFQEGDVVEVYEKVQVR, from the coding sequence ATGCAGAAAGTGGAAGTGCAGAAACTTGCGTCGGAATGGGGTGCGCTCCCTTCGCAAGTTACGCACGTTTTGGGAGAACTCGGTGTTTTCCCTGTCAATGGCGTCATCGAGGTTGATGAAGATACTCTCGAAGTTATCAAAGAAGCCGTAGCGGAAGTCGTAGGAGAAAAAGTCGTTTTCTTACCGCCGAAAGCGACGCCGCGCGATATTGCTATTGCACTGAACATCGAAACGAGAGATGTACAAAAAGCGTTGCTCAAACTGCAAAAGATTGTTCCTCTAACGACAGTACTCGAGCACGATATCGCAGAAAAAATCGTAAATTCATTCGGATACAAAGTGAAATGGGCGGAACCACCGAAACCCAAACTCGAAGAGCCTCAAATACGTCGCAAACGCGCAATTGGCACGCAACCCAGAGCACCTGTCGTCACCATAATGGGTCACGTAGATCACGGAAAAACGAGCATATTGGATTACATTCGCAAGACCAAGGTAGCGGAAAAAGAATACGGTGGAATCACACAGCACATCGGCGCATATCAAGTGAGTGTAAATTCTAAAAAAATTACCTTTTTAGATACACCTGGACATGAAGCATTCACAGCGATGCGAGCGCGTGGTGCACAAGTTACTGATATTGCGGTTTTAGTCGTGGCTGCGGATGATGGAGTTATGCCGCAAACTATCGAAGCGATCCATCATGCTCAACAGGCGAATGTCCCGATTATCGTTGCTATTAATAAAATAGACAAACCTGAGGCAGATGTAGCTCGCGTAAAACAGCAACTACTACAACATGGTCTCGTTCCTGAAGAATTCGGGGGACAAACCGTTTGCGTTCCTGTTTCTGCAAAGACCGGCGAGGGAATAGATTCGCTTTTGGAAATGATTCTTTTGCAAGCGGAACTCATGGATTTGAAAGCGGACCCGGGGGGGGAAGTCGAAGGGGTCGTTATCGAAGCGAGGTTAGATAAAGGAAGAGGACCTGTAGCTACGGTCTTGGTCGAAAGCGGTACTTTGAAAGTAGGTGATGTCGTTCTCGTTGGCAAGTATTGTGGACGCATCAAAGCGATGTACGATTTCCAAGGAAAGCAAATTAAAGATGCAGGACCTTCGACACCTGTAGAAATAGTCGGTTTGGATGGTGTTCCACAAGCAGGTGATCGAGTCGTGGTTTACCTCGATGAAAAAGCCGCTCGTGAAAAGGCGGAAGAACTTCGAATGCAAGAACGATTAAAAGCCATAGAGAAAACCGGCGTGAAAGTAAGCCTCGAGGCTTTGAGCGAGCGACTGCGAGCGGGAGAAATGAAAGAACTTCGCATGGTCGTAAAGGCTGATGTGCAAGGTTCATTAGAAGCGGTGTTAGGTCTTTTGCAAAAGATGGAGCATCCTGAAGTCGAAGTGAAAGTATTGCATTCCGGCGTAGGCTCGATTACGGAAAACGATATTTTGCTCGCGAGCGCAGCGGGGGGGATCGTCGTCGGATTCAACGTGAAAGTAGAACCGAATGCAAAAGCAGAGGCGCAGCGGCAAGGAGTAGAAATTCGCATTTATCGAGTGATTTACGAATTAATCGAAGATATCGAAAAAGCGATAAAAGGAATGCTCGAACCGGTTTACGAAGAACAGCCGCTCGGAAAAGTCGAGATTCGGAAAGTTTTCGAACTTACGAAAGCGGGGAAGGTCGCTGGTTGTTACGTGAAAGAAGGAAAAGTGCAACGGGGTGCACTGTGTCGTGTACGAAGAGGCGAGGAAGAGATTGTTTACGAAGGCAAAATTGCTTCTTTGAAGCATTTGAAGGAAGATGTGCGTGAAGTATTGGCGGGATACGAATGCGGTATGCAATTCGAAGGATGGGACGATTTCCAAGAAGGAGATGTCGTCGAAGTTTACGAAAAAGTGCAAGTGAGATAA
- a CDS encoding DUF4870 domain-containing protein: protein MEQPPPEQRPSPPDPYGLGPTSAGISAHLAGALCYAPFLGWLISLLFLVMEKNRFVKFHALQALALAIVLYVFSLFCFWFLWIMWPLMWLISFAIFVALIYLMVQAYNGKWFRIPVIGDFVAKQMGL from the coding sequence ATGGAACAACCACCGCCTGAACAACGGCCTTCCCCTCCCGACCCCTATGGGTTAGGACCTACTTCCGCAGGTATTAGTGCTCATTTGGCTGGAGCGCTTTGTTATGCTCCTTTTCTCGGTTGGCTCATTTCGCTTCTATTTCTCGTAATGGAAAAAAATCGCTTCGTAAAATTCCACGCTCTTCAAGCATTAGCCCTCGCAATCGTTTTATACGTGTTTTCGTTATTTTGTTTTTGGTTTTTATGGATAATGTGGCCTTTAATGTGGCTTATAAGCTTTGCTATTTTCGTCGCGTTGATTTATCTCATGGTTCAGGCATACAACGGCAAATGGTTTCGTATTCCGGTAATCGGTGATTTCGTCGCAAAACAGATGGGATTATAG